The DNA window TTTAACTTTGAAAGTATCATGCAGGCTCATGATTCGGCTGTAACTGTTATGCAATATTCCAATGCAGGTGACTGGTTAGTGAGCGGTGATGCTGACGGTACGATTAAAATTTGGCAACCTAACTTTAACATGGTTAAAGTTCTGGACCACGCACATATGGAGTGTATGCGAGATATTGCATTTAGTTGTGGTGACCAAAAGTTTGTGACCTGTTCGGATGACAATGTGTTAAAAATATGGAATTTTAGCAACGGACAACAAGAAAGAGTGCTGTCTGGCCACCATTGGGATGTCAAGAGTTGTGATTGGCATCCAAGGTTTGGATTGATTGTTTCAGGTTCAAAAGAcaatttaataaaattctGGGACCCAAGAACAGGTCGAAATGTGTCTACCATTTTAGGTCTCAAGCATACGATTATAAAGACGAAGTTTCAACCAACTCAAGGTAACCTGCTAGCAGTGGTGGCTAAGGATAAAAGTacaaaaatatatgatattaGACAAAACATGAGAGAGTTGCAGACGATCCGCGACGATGTAGACTACATGTCTTTGGTATGGCACCCGATCAATGAAACTATGTTCTCTGTGGGCTGTTATAACGGGGCGATTAAGCACTTCGACCTGCTGcatgataataatagtcCTGTGCCAAGCTCTCACACGATAACTTATGCACACGAAAAGTCGGTTACTTCTTTAGCGTATAGTCCAGTTGGCCATATTCTTGCGAGTGCTGCGAAAGACAGGACCATTAGATTTTGGGCGAGGTCCAGACCTGTGGATCCAAACGCATTCGATGATCCCActtacaacaacaagaaggTTAATGCATGGTACTTTggtattaataataacatcaaCGCTGTCAGAACAAAAACGGAACATGGTATTGCATTGCCCCCTGCCACTGATGGTAGTATGACAACTAATTTGACATCCATGCTGTCTCCAGACAACTCCACATCGAATGCAATGGGCAACAATATTCCAGCTTCAGGGTTACCTGGTCTAAGTTTTTAGCTTGCCAAACTATGTGGGAGGAAGTTATAGAactctttgttttctatgCACAAGCTGATGATTTATTTGTGTGTGTTGTTGTACATAATATACTTAATAGTAACTTTCTGAGCAGAAACTGTATATTTACATACTGTGTAACAGCAATAATAGCGTTAATATGTGAAACTtcgttttattttttgataccGCCGTTTTTTAAGataattaaaataaaatataataataataataataataataataataataataatgagAATTGAGTAAATTGTTGTCATGCAGTCATTATGGAGCTTTGAAAGTTCCTaatatttcatttcttCATGTGGTTTAACAAGTGGAAGTACTGTTC is part of the Eremothecium cymbalariae DBVPG#7215 chromosome 2, complete sequence genome and encodes:
- the PFS2 gene encoding cleavage polyadenylation factor subunit PFS2 (similar to Ashbya gossypii ADL184W), whose protein sequence is MSTSNDVTVKKYVSQRRTVDMSSPYDRLYYYKKHGIPLREIEPEASYTADILPPDAYRTHDRVINTPTKFTHLSSNKVKHVIPAITWTPEGRRLVVATYSGEFSLWNGSSFNFESIMQAHDSAVTVMQYSNAGDWLVSGDADGTIKIWQPNFNMVKVLDHAHMECMRDIAFSCGDQKFVTCSDDNVLKIWNFSNGQQERVLSGHHWDVKSCDWHPRFGLIVSGSKDNLIKFWDPRTGRNVSTILGLKHTIIKTKFQPTQGNLLAVVAKDKSTKIYDIRQNMRELQTIRDDVDYMSLVWHPINETMFSVGCYNGAIKHFDLLHDNNSPVPSSHTITYAHEKSVTSLAYSPVGHILASAAKDRTIRFWARSRPVDPNAFDDPTYNNKKVNAWYFGINNNINAVRTKTEHGIALPPATDGSMTTNLTSMLSPDNSTSNAMGNNIPASGLPGLSF